Genomic window (Syntrophorhabdaceae bacterium):
AAAAGAAAATACAATCTCCTCATCGGTGAACGTACTGCGGAAATGATCAAGATCAATATCGGAAGCGCCTATCCGAACCCCAACGAAGAGGAAATTACCATGGAGATCAAAGGCCGGGACCTTGTGGGCGGCATCCCGAAAACTCTGGAGATTTCATCAAAAGAGATGAGAGAAGCCATAACCGAACCGGTCAATGCAATTGTTGAAGCAGTAAGGATCGCCCTGGAGCGGACCCCGCCTGAGCTCGCCTCCGATATCGTGGATAAAGGCATCGTAATCAGCGGAGGAGGCGCAATGCTGAAAAACCTCGACCTGCTGATAAAAGAAGTCACCCGATTGCCCGTCATTATCGCTGAAAATCCTTTGACGGCAGTGGTTGAGGGGGCGGGTAAGGCCCTGGACGAGGTGGGCCTGCTCAAAGAAATTGCAACATACTTTTAGAAAAACAGTGCATTGAAGAACTCTATAGCTATTATACTTGCCATCTTCGTGCTTGCCGTATCGTTCCTTTCGTTTACCAACACGCCGCTCGTAGTCAAAACCTTCACGGGGGTCAAACAGGGCCTGGGACTCGCCATCGGGCCCGCTTTGAAGATCGTAGGCAAGCCGACCGGCTGGATAGGCAACGGGTTCGACCGGTATGTGAACCTCATCCACACCAAAGAGGAAAACGACCGCCTCAAAAACCGGGTCGATACGCTCCTTATGGAAAACCAGAAAATCCCCGAGCTTGAAAGAGAAAACAGAAGCCTCAAGGGGCTCCTCGACTTTGTGGAAAAAAAGCCCAATACCATGATCGCGGCGAAAGTCAGCGGAGAGGATCTGAAGAACTGGTTCCACTCTATCATCATCGATAAGGGAAGGAGTAGCGGCATACGTGA
Coding sequences:
- the mreC gene encoding rod shape-determining protein MreC, which translates into the protein MKNSIAIILAIFVLAVSFLSFTNTPLVVKTFTGVKQGLGLAIGPALKIVGKPTGWIGNGFDRYVNLIHTKEENDRLKNRVDTLLMENQKIPELERENRSLKGLLDFVEKKPNTMIAAKVSGEDLKNWFHSIIIDKGRSSGIREKMPVITPKGLVGQAVEIDQWHSKVMVINDVNSSVDVNVEGKNTRGLLEGTGETTLKLRYVVKNDEIEIGDKLSTSGKDSIYPKGIPVGIVITVDRNKAGIFSDIDVMPFNNFKQLDEVLIVKKQ